From Vigna unguiculata cultivar IT97K-499-35 chromosome 5, ASM411807v1, whole genome shotgun sequence, the proteins below share one genomic window:
- the LOC114183734 gene encoding probable hydroxyacylglutathione hydrolase 2, chloroplastic isoform X2, whose amino-acid sequence MQQILSKTSSAMATFPCSRVRSGLCVWPNVRQICFRKGILYGFMRLFSTPLKTLRGASRTLRVARFCSVVPCLKDNYAYLLHDVDTGTVGVVDPSEAVPVIDVLSRKNRNLTYILNTHHHHDHTGGNVELKARYGAKVIGSGTDKERIPGIDIYLNDGDKWMFAGHEVRVIDTPGHTRGHISFYFPGSGAIFTGDTLFSLSCGKLFEGSPQEMMSSLKKIMSLPDDTNIYCGHEYTLSNTKFALSIEPENKELQSYAAHVAYLRNKGLPTIPTTLKMEKACNPFLRTSSAAIRQSLNIATTANDAEALAVIRQKKDNF is encoded by the exons ATGCAGCAGATTCTCTCTAAGACTTCATCTGCCATGGCCACTTTTCCTTGTTCCAGG GTGAGAAGTGGATTGTGCGTGTGGCCAAATGTGAGACAAATTTGCTTTAGAAAAGGCATTCTGTATGGATTTATGCGATTGTTTTCTACACCATTGAAAACGCTGCGTGGAGCAAGTCGCACGCTGAGGGTGGCTCGATTTTGCAGTGTT GTACCTTGTCTGAAGGACAATTATGCGTATCTTTTACATGATGTGGATACTGGTACGGTTGGTGTTGTTGATCCTTCTGAAGCTGTGCCTGTCATAGATGTCTTGAGCAGGAAAAATCGAAATTTGACTTACATACTCAACACTCACCATCATCATGATCACACCGGTGGAAATGTAGAATTGAAAGCAAGATATGGGGCAAAG GTGATTGGTTCAGGAACTGACAAGGAAAGGATTCCTGGCATTGATATCTATTTGAATGATGGTGATAAGTGGATGTTTGCTGGCCATGAGGTGCGTGTAATAGACACACCTGGTCACACCCGAG GCCATATAAGCTTCTATTTTCCTGGATCTGGTGCAATTTTTACTGGAGACACTTTGTTCAGCTTATCATGTGGCAAACTGTTTGAAGGAAGCCCTCAGGAG ATGATGTCTTCTCTTAAAAAGATCATGTCTCTGCCTGATGATACAAATATATACTGTGGACACGAGTATACATTG AGCAATACAAAGTTTGCATTGTCTATAGAACCTGAAAACAAAGAACTTCAATCCTATGCTGCTCATGTAGCTTACCTTCGAAATAAAGGCTTGCCTACG ATTCCCACCACACTGAAGATGGAAAAGGCTTGTAATCCATTTCTTCGTACATCCAGTGCTGCAATTCGGCAATCATTGAACATTGCAACCACAGCAAATGATGCAGAAGCCCTTGCTGTCATACGGCAAAAAAAGgataatttttag
- the LOC114183734 gene encoding probable hydroxyacylglutathione hydrolase 2, chloroplastic isoform X1, with product MQQILSKTSSAMATFPCSRVRSGLCVWPNVRQICFRKGILYGFMRLFSTPLKTLRGASRTLRVARFCSVVSMFSSLQIELVPCLKDNYAYLLHDVDTGTVGVVDPSEAVPVIDVLSRKNRNLTYILNTHHHHDHTGGNVELKARYGAKVIGSGTDKERIPGIDIYLNDGDKWMFAGHEVRVIDTPGHTRGHISFYFPGSGAIFTGDTLFSLSCGKLFEGSPQEMMSSLKKIMSLPDDTNIYCGHEYTLSNTKFALSIEPENKELQSYAAHVAYLRNKGLPTIPTTLKMEKACNPFLRTSSAAIRQSLNIATTANDAEALAVIRQKKDNF from the exons ATGCAGCAGATTCTCTCTAAGACTTCATCTGCCATGGCCACTTTTCCTTGTTCCAGG GTGAGAAGTGGATTGTGCGTGTGGCCAAATGTGAGACAAATTTGCTTTAGAAAAGGCATTCTGTATGGATTTATGCGATTGTTTTCTACACCATTGAAAACGCTGCGTGGAGCAAGTCGCACGCTGAGGGTGGCTCGATTTTGCAGTGTTGTGAGTATGTTTTCCTCGTTGCAGATTGAATTG GTACCTTGTCTGAAGGACAATTATGCGTATCTTTTACATGATGTGGATACTGGTACGGTTGGTGTTGTTGATCCTTCTGAAGCTGTGCCTGTCATAGATGTCTTGAGCAGGAAAAATCGAAATTTGACTTACATACTCAACACTCACCATCATCATGATCACACCGGTGGAAATGTAGAATTGAAAGCAAGATATGGGGCAAAG GTGATTGGTTCAGGAACTGACAAGGAAAGGATTCCTGGCATTGATATCTATTTGAATGATGGTGATAAGTGGATGTTTGCTGGCCATGAGGTGCGTGTAATAGACACACCTGGTCACACCCGAG GCCATATAAGCTTCTATTTTCCTGGATCTGGTGCAATTTTTACTGGAGACACTTTGTTCAGCTTATCATGTGGCAAACTGTTTGAAGGAAGCCCTCAGGAG ATGATGTCTTCTCTTAAAAAGATCATGTCTCTGCCTGATGATACAAATATATACTGTGGACACGAGTATACATTG AGCAATACAAAGTTTGCATTGTCTATAGAACCTGAAAACAAAGAACTTCAATCCTATGCTGCTCATGTAGCTTACCTTCGAAATAAAGGCTTGCCTACG ATTCCCACCACACTGAAGATGGAAAAGGCTTGTAATCCATTTCTTCGTACATCCAGTGCTGCAATTCGGCAATCATTGAACATTGCAACCACAGCAAATGATGCAGAAGCCCTTGCTGTCATACGGCAAAAAAAGgataatttttag
- the LOC114183734 gene encoding probable hydroxyacylglutathione hydrolase 2, chloroplastic isoform X3, which produces MNDNKVRSGLCVWPNVRQICFRKGILYGFMRLFSTPLKTLRGASRTLRVARFCSVVSMFSSLQIELVPCLKDNYAYLLHDVDTGTVGVVDPSEAVPVIDVLSRKNRNLTYILNTHHHHDHTGGNVELKARYGAKVIGSGTDKERIPGIDIYLNDGDKWMFAGHEVRVIDTPGHTRGHISFYFPGSGAIFTGDTLFSLSCGKLFEGSPQEMMSSLKKIMSLPDDTNIYCGHEYTLSNTKFALSIEPENKELQSYAAHVAYLRNKGLPTIPTTLKMEKACNPFLRTSSAAIRQSLNIATTANDAEALAVIRQKKDNF; this is translated from the exons ATGAATGATAATAAG GTGAGAAGTGGATTGTGCGTGTGGCCAAATGTGAGACAAATTTGCTTTAGAAAAGGCATTCTGTATGGATTTATGCGATTGTTTTCTACACCATTGAAAACGCTGCGTGGAGCAAGTCGCACGCTGAGGGTGGCTCGATTTTGCAGTGTTGTGAGTATGTTTTCCTCGTTGCAGATTGAATTG GTACCTTGTCTGAAGGACAATTATGCGTATCTTTTACATGATGTGGATACTGGTACGGTTGGTGTTGTTGATCCTTCTGAAGCTGTGCCTGTCATAGATGTCTTGAGCAGGAAAAATCGAAATTTGACTTACATACTCAACACTCACCATCATCATGATCACACCGGTGGAAATGTAGAATTGAAAGCAAGATATGGGGCAAAG GTGATTGGTTCAGGAACTGACAAGGAAAGGATTCCTGGCATTGATATCTATTTGAATGATGGTGATAAGTGGATGTTTGCTGGCCATGAGGTGCGTGTAATAGACACACCTGGTCACACCCGAG GCCATATAAGCTTCTATTTTCCTGGATCTGGTGCAATTTTTACTGGAGACACTTTGTTCAGCTTATCATGTGGCAAACTGTTTGAAGGAAGCCCTCAGGAG ATGATGTCTTCTCTTAAAAAGATCATGTCTCTGCCTGATGATACAAATATATACTGTGGACACGAGTATACATTG AGCAATACAAAGTTTGCATTGTCTATAGAACCTGAAAACAAAGAACTTCAATCCTATGCTGCTCATGTAGCTTACCTTCGAAATAAAGGCTTGCCTACG ATTCCCACCACACTGAAGATGGAAAAGGCTTGTAATCCATTTCTTCGTACATCCAGTGCTGCAATTCGGCAATCATTGAACATTGCAACCACAGCAAATGATGCAGAAGCCCTTGCTGTCATACGGCAAAAAAAGgataatttttag